One window of the Janthinobacterium sp. PAMC25594 genome contains the following:
- a CDS encoding SDR family oxidoreductase, which translates to MKEVILITGSSRGIGAATAQLAARQGYAVCINYVRDAQAAEDLCARIVAGGGEAIAVQADVGDEADVARLFDAVDARLGMLTALVNNVGVLEQKCRLADISVRRLERVLRTNVISYFLCCQQAVRRMSTANGGQGGRIVNVSSVAARIGSPGEYIDYAASKGAVDTLTLGLAKEVAAEGIRVNGVRPGIIHTDIHASGGEPGRVARLASGVPMQRGGQPEEIADAILYLLGPRASYVTGSILDVAGGR; encoded by the coding sequence ATGAAGGAAGTGATCCTGATTACCGGCAGCAGCCGCGGCATCGGCGCGGCGACGGCGCAGCTGGCGGCGCGCCAGGGCTATGCCGTCTGCATCAATTATGTGCGCGATGCGCAGGCGGCGGAGGATCTGTGCGCGCGCATCGTCGCTGGCGGCGGCGAAGCGATTGCCGTGCAGGCCGACGTGGGCGACGAAGCGGACGTGGCGCGCTTGTTCGATGCAGTCGATGCGCGCCTGGGCATGCTCACGGCGCTGGTCAACAATGTGGGCGTGCTGGAGCAGAAATGCCGGCTGGCCGACATTTCCGTGCGGCGCCTGGAACGCGTGCTGCGCACCAACGTGATCAGTTATTTCCTGTGCTGCCAGCAGGCCGTGCGGCGCATGTCGACGGCCAACGGCGGGCAGGGCGGGCGCATCGTGAACGTCTCGTCGGTGGCCGCGCGCATCGGCTCGCCGGGCGAATACATCGATTACGCGGCCTCGAAAGGCGCCGTCGATACCCTGACCCTCGGGCTGGCGAAGGAAGTGGCGGCCGAAGGCATCCGCGTCAATGGCGTGCGGCCCGGCATCATCCATACGGACATCCACGCGTCTGGCGGCGAACCGGGACGGGTGGCGCGCCTGGCGTCCGGCGTGCCCATGCAGCGGGGCGGCCAGCCGGAAGAAATCGCCGACGCCATCCTGTACCTGCTGGGGCCGCGGGCAAGCTATGTGACGGGCAGCATCCTCGACGTGGCCGGCGGCCGTTAG
- a CDS encoding DUF4148 domain-containing protein, translating into MQAKSLIAALFAITTATSAFAQSAAPAAASQQLTRADVTAEYVRARNAGEIATSEVDYPKMPATAASKVTREQVMAEFYAARKAGLIPQTEADFDVAQTTKHVVK; encoded by the coding sequence ATGCAAGCCAAATCACTCATCGCAGCATTGTTTGCCATCACCACCGCCACCTCGGCTTTCGCCCAAAGCGCCGCGCCTGCCGCTGCCAGCCAGCAACTCACACGCGCCGACGTCACGGCCGAATACGTCCGTGCCCGCAACGCCGGCGAAATCGCCACCAGCGAAGTCGACTACCCGAAAATGCCGGCCACCGCCGCCAGCAAGGTGACGCGCGAGCAAGTCATGGCCGAGTTCTACGCCGCCCGCAAGGCTGGCCTGATCCCGCAAACGGAAGCGGACTTTGATGTCGCGCAAACCACCAAGCACGTCGTGAAATAA
- a CDS encoding DUF2244 domain-containing protein: MPRDHSREQPQWLLARHSALTARQLLRAYGLLCLFSLVIAAAFALRGLWIIPVFSFAELGLVAIALLHYLRHARDYEHIALRDGELIIEQVSAGHCRRHHFSPWRTRIAMPQGPRQLIHIKDSGAGGAQVDVGVYATPERRRQVAQELLALLPPPMSPPAPL, translated from the coding sequence ATGCCACGCGATCACTCGCGCGAGCAGCCGCAATGGCTGCTGGCGCGCCACAGTGCCTTGACGGCGCGCCAGTTGCTGCGCGCCTATGGTTTGCTATGCCTGTTTTCTCTGGTCATTGCCGCCGCCTTTGCGCTGCGCGGTCTCTGGATCATTCCCGTCTTTTCGTTCGCCGAACTGGGCCTGGTGGCCATCGCCTTGCTGCATTACCTGCGCCATGCGCGCGACTATGAGCACATCGCCCTGCGCGACGGCGAGCTGATCATCGAACAGGTCAGCGCCGGCCACTGCCGGCGCCACCACTTTTCTCCGTGGCGCACGCGCATCGCTATGCCGCAAGGGCCGCGCCAGTTGATACACATCAAGGATAGCGGCGCTGGCGGCGCGCAGGTGGACGTGGGCGTGTACGCCACGCCCGAACGGCGCCGGCAGGTGGCGCAGGAATTGCTGGCCCTGCTGCCACCGCCCATGTCGCCGCCAGCGCCACTTTGA
- a CDS encoding efflux RND transporter periplasmic adaptor subunit, which yields MVSKLTRYAITVLLLAAALWIGKTVWDRYMESPWTRDGRIKADIVNISADVAGTVTDVLVRDNQVVQKGDVLFVVDKERYASALAQADAVLAAQKTEMGRRGKEAQRRAGLDASIISTESRESAAYAASSASSQVQAAVAARALAQLNLERTTVRAPVSGYVTNLNVHKGDFAAVGAPKLAVIDSASYYVVGYFEETKLGMLAQDDKAEMNLMSGGTLHGHIESIARGITDRDAATGRELLADVNPTFNWVRLAQRVPVRIHIDEQDRNQVLVAGTTCTVVITPHSAPAKAASAAPHKA from the coding sequence ATGGTAAGCAAACTGACCCGCTATGCAATCACCGTGCTGCTCCTGGCTGCCGCCCTGTGGATAGGCAAGACCGTCTGGGACCGCTACATGGAGTCGCCGTGGACGCGCGACGGCCGCATCAAGGCCGACATCGTCAACATCAGCGCCGACGTGGCCGGCACCGTCACGGACGTGCTGGTGCGCGACAACCAGGTGGTGCAAAAGGGCGACGTGCTGTTCGTCGTCGACAAGGAACGCTATGCCAGCGCGCTGGCGCAGGCCGACGCCGTGCTGGCCGCGCAAAAAACGGAAATGGGCCGCCGCGGCAAGGAAGCGCAGCGCCGCGCAGGCCTTGACGCCAGCATCATCTCGACGGAAAGCCGCGAAAGCGCGGCCTACGCCGCCAGCTCGGCCTCGTCGCAAGTGCAGGCCGCCGTGGCCGCGCGCGCGCTGGCGCAACTGAACCTGGAACGCACTACCGTGCGCGCCCCCGTCAGCGGCTACGTGACGAACCTGAACGTGCACAAGGGCGATTTCGCCGCCGTCGGCGCCCCCAAGCTGGCCGTCATCGACAGCGCCTCGTATTACGTCGTCGGCTACTTTGAAGAGACCAAGCTGGGCATGCTGGCGCAGGACGACAAGGCGGAAATGAATCTGATGAGCGGCGGCACCCTGCATGGCCACATCGAGAGCATCGCACGCGGCATCACCGACCGCGACGCCGCCACGGGCCGCGAACTGCTGGCCGACGTCAATCCCACCTTCAACTGGGTGCGCCTGGCGCAGCGCGTGCCCGTGCGCATCCACATCGACGAGCAAGACAGGAACCAGGTCCTGGTGGCCGGCACCACCTGCACCGTGGTGATCACGCCCCATTCGGCGCCGGCCAAGGCGGCGTCGGCCGCGCCGCACAAGGCCTAA
- a CDS encoding FUSC family protein: MTPATTPTYGPLSRAAHWLALALQDWRKTEGERWIYVGKTLIAAFCALWLAYRLGLDSPSTAMTTTIILALPSSGMVLEKSFYRLCGTLLGCLAALTLIGLFPQQPVLLFAGLALWVGLCTSGSALHRNAQSYVYVLAGYTACMIVLPAIEQPMQVFSLAVTRVAEVGLGIICSAVVSSVLLPRHQGTQVMRSVQARYGKFLTFCHDVLQQKLTPAQVELTHLQFAADVAALELGRSAALFEVTSKVGHVRAQNRKLHAFNATFMTALTTFYTFHRLFDRLQRDGETQVMQACAPLYAIVAEALQATPSQDSLDTMQRHLQAALAQARADIDSATIVHAQRIDFDTVCELLERFARDMSRFHEVYFSLVHDTPLDVSTPQAYAPKTPPALVIASGARAAISLALLALGAYFLAWPYASTAMLMAAVFCALASSSPRPIMMIRQVLTGFLIAMPLSLVCVYFVLVHGDGFPMLVLSFAPFLAVGLYLMTNPAKLGVGLGVSTFITQMAPTNVMHVDGAAFLNTGMALIVGLMLAALVFAVLLPEHTMGHKDHIGRALWREALHACTAPARRVKHRFDNRVRDLLSQLNAAAGPAPGEATRAVVRQALTLLEIGHSVIELRELIATARPGATRHALQQCVEHIAGWLRTRSDTALQAALAATLQAGAVVRAAQTQADATAERSARLQTALADLHSIYTSLLDHMAPGAGDHHAA; the protein is encoded by the coding sequence ATGACGCCAGCCACAACACCTACATATGGCCCCCTGAGCCGGGCGGCCCACTGGCTGGCGCTGGCGCTGCAGGACTGGCGCAAGACGGAAGGCGAACGCTGGATCTACGTCGGCAAGACCCTCATCGCCGCGTTCTGCGCGCTGTGGCTGGCCTACCGCCTGGGACTCGATTCGCCCAGCACGGCGATGACCACCACCATCATCCTGGCCCTGCCCAGCAGCGGCATGGTGCTGGAAAAAAGCTTTTATCGCCTGTGCGGCACCCTGCTGGGCTGCCTGGCCGCGCTGACCCTGATCGGCCTGTTCCCGCAGCAGCCCGTGCTGCTGTTCGCCGGCCTGGCCCTGTGGGTGGGCCTGTGCACGAGCGGCTCGGCCCTGCACCGCAACGCGCAATCGTATGTGTACGTGCTGGCCGGCTACACGGCCTGCATGATCGTGCTGCCCGCCATCGAGCAGCCGATGCAGGTGTTCTCGCTGGCCGTCACGCGCGTGGCCGAAGTGGGCCTGGGCATCATCTGCTCGGCCGTCGTCTCCAGCGTGCTGCTGCCGCGCCACCAGGGCACACAGGTGATGCGCTCGGTGCAGGCGCGCTATGGCAAGTTCCTCACCTTTTGCCATGACGTGCTGCAGCAAAAGCTCACGCCGGCGCAGGTGGAATTGACGCATTTGCAGTTTGCCGCCGACGTGGCGGCGCTGGAACTGGGCCGCTCGGCCGCGCTGTTCGAAGTGACCAGCAAAGTGGGTCACGTGCGCGCGCAAAACCGCAAACTGCACGCCTTCAACGCCACCTTCATGACGGCGCTGACCACCTTCTATACCTTTCACCGCCTGTTCGACCGCCTGCAGCGCGATGGCGAAACCCAGGTCATGCAGGCGTGCGCGCCCCTGTACGCCATCGTCGCCGAGGCGCTGCAAGCGACGCCTTCGCAAGACTCGCTCGACACCATGCAGCGGCACCTGCAAGCGGCGCTGGCGCAGGCGCGCGCGGACATCGATAGCGCGACCATCGTGCATGCGCAGCGCATCGACTTCGACACCGTCTGCGAGTTGCTCGAGCGCTTCGCGCGCGACATGAGCCGCTTTCACGAAGTGTATTTCAGCCTCGTGCATGACACGCCGCTCGACGTCAGCACGCCGCAGGCGTATGCGCCGAAGACGCCGCCCGCGCTGGTCATCGCCAGCGGCGCGCGCGCGGCCATCAGCCTGGCCCTGCTGGCGCTGGGCGCCTACTTCCTCGCCTGGCCCTACGCCAGCACGGCGATGCTGATGGCGGCCGTGTTCTGCGCGCTGGCCTCGTCCTCGCCGCGCCCCATCATGATGATCCGGCAAGTGCTGACGGGCTTTTTGATCGCCATGCCGCTATCGCTCGTCTGCGTGTATTTCGTGCTGGTGCACGGCGACGGCTTCCCCATGCTGGTACTGAGTTTTGCGCCGTTCCTCGCCGTCGGCCTGTACCTGATGACCAATCCCGCCAAGCTGGGCGTCGGCCTGGGCGTGTCGACCTTCATCACGCAGATGGCGCCGACGAACGTGATGCATGTCGATGGCGCAGCCTTTTTGAACACGGGCATGGCGCTGATCGTCGGCCTGATGCTGGCTGCCCTCGTGTTTGCCGTGCTGCTGCCCGAGCACACGATGGGCCACAAGGACCACATCGGCCGCGCCCTGTGGCGCGAAGCGCTGCATGCGTGCACGGCGCCCGCGCGAAGAGTCAAGCATCGTTTCGACAACCGCGTGCGCGACTTGCTCAGCCAGCTCAATGCGGCGGCCGGACCGGCGCCGGGCGAGGCCACGCGCGCCGTCGTGCGCCAGGCCTTGACCCTGCTGGAAATCGGCCATTCCGTGATCGAACTGCGCGAACTGATCGCGACCGCCCGCCCGGGCGCCACGCGCCACGCGCTGCAGCAGTGCGTGGAGCACATCGCCGGCTGGCTGCGCACGCGCAGCGACACGGCACTGCAGGCGGCGCTGGCCGCCACCCTGCAGGCGGGCGCCGTGGTGCGCGCGGCGCAAACGCAAGCCGATGCGACAGCCGAACGCAGCGCCCGCCTGCAGACGGCATTGGCCGACCTGCATTCGATCTACACCTCATTACTCGACCATATGGCGCCTGGCGCCGGAGACCACCATGCCGCGTGA
- a CDS encoding DUF1656 domain-containing protein translates to MPREFALFGILIPTLLPLFILSIGLQTLLDRVLGWLGVYRMVWHPSLARLCIFIAIFGALALSLYK, encoded by the coding sequence ATGCCGCGTGAATTCGCCCTGTTCGGAATTCTGATTCCTACCCTGCTGCCCCTGTTCATCCTCAGCATCGGCCTGCAAACCCTGCTCGACCGCGTGCTGGGCTGGCTGGGCGTGTACCGCATGGTGTGGCACCCGTCGCTGGCGCGGCTGTGCATCTTCATCGCCATCTTCGGCGCGCTGGCTTTATCGCTGTACAAATAA
- a CDS encoding thiol:disulfide interchange protein DsbA/DsbL codes for MRFLRFLRFLRPLLAAVSLVAATGGAMAADTGFTTLPTPVRTDTGKKVEVVEYFMYSCPHCYALDPLMHDWVKKQGDKIAFRRIHLAFSGPKDPQAHAYATLEAMGQLDQFHDKIFRAIHVERNRLNRDDAILDLLVKNGIDKAKYLDMFNSFGVQTKLKRNEQLIVASKIDSAPTIVIDGRFVTSPSQLSRPGQSEPQTQAATLRVMDELVARTLKERAPAPAKK; via the coding sequence ATGCGTTTTCTGCGTTTTCTGCGTTTCTTGCGTCCCCTGCTTGCCGCCGTCAGCCTGGTGGCGGCCACCGGCGGCGCCATGGCGGCCGATACCGGCTTTACCACGCTCCCGACGCCAGTGCGCACGGACACGGGCAAGAAGGTGGAAGTGGTCGAGTACTTCATGTATTCCTGCCCGCACTGCTACGCGCTCGATCCGCTGATGCACGACTGGGTCAAGAAACAGGGCGACAAGATCGCCTTCCGCCGCATCCACCTGGCCTTCTCCGGCCCGAAAGACCCGCAGGCGCACGCGTATGCCACGCTGGAAGCGATGGGCCAGCTGGACCAGTTCCATGACAAGATCTTCCGTGCCATCCACGTCGAGCGCAACCGCCTGAACCGCGATGACGCCATCCTCGACTTGCTGGTCAAGAACGGCATCGACAAGGCCAAATACCTGGACATGTTCAATTCGTTCGGCGTGCAGACCAAGCTGAAACGCAACGAGCAGCTGATCGTCGCCAGCAAGATCGACAGCGCGCCGACCATCGTCATCGACGGCCGCTTCGTCACGTCGCCGTCGCAATTGTCGCGTCCGGGCCAATCCGAGCCGCAGACCCAGGCGGCGACCCTGCGCGTGATGGATGAACTGGTGGCGCGCACCCTGAAAGAGCGCGCTCCCGCGCCAGCGAAGAAGTAA
- a CDS encoding MarR family winged helix-turn-helix transcriptional regulator has translation MTAFDATSKRLQNIRTRMPGFPMELMRLLRMTYHIQKGMKDLTNAALKKHDLVDASYMVLAVLYGTDDETSNACTLGMACHEKPANLTRVCNDLETRGLIHRGTRPGDRRSVMISLTDKGRALIETALPDVYQETSALYEGFTEEELQVLDKLYVRQLRNLNNLNNQN, from the coding sequence ATGACCGCTTTTGACGCCACCTCCAAGCGGCTGCAAAACATCCGCACGCGCATGCCAGGCTTCCCCATGGAACTGATGCGCCTGTTGCGCATGACGTACCACATTCAAAAAGGCATGAAGGACTTGACCAATGCTGCGCTGAAAAAGCACGACCTGGTCGATGCCAGCTACATGGTGCTGGCCGTGCTGTACGGCACGGATGACGAAACCTCGAACGCCTGCACCCTGGGCATGGCGTGCCATGAAAAGCCGGCCAACCTGACGCGCGTCTGCAACGACCTGGAAACGCGGGGCCTGATCCACCGCGGCACGCGCCCCGGCGACCGCCGCTCGGTGATGATCTCGCTGACCGACAAGGGCCGCGCGCTGATCGAAACGGCGCTGCCCGACGTGTACCAGGAAACCTCGGCCCTGTACGAGGGTTTTACGGAAGAAGAGCTGCAAGTGCTCGACAAGCTGTACGTGCGCCAGTTGCGCAACCTGAATAATCTCAACAACCAGAACTGA
- a CDS encoding efflux transporter outer membrane subunit, translated as MSLHRRLLAASLILALSACADMGHIAPQSAMLDANKLKASQAMDAAASAAIQWPRAQWWQDLHDPQLNRLMEQALADSPTLRGAQARVRQAEALAGAAEDKTRPQADASVSINRELYSQHGSTPAPLAGNYAWRNQATVTASYDLDLWGRNRAALSAALGDVQMASAESQMARLALETALVRTYIQLSYEFQLQDVIERSLAQRARILDITRQRKAAGIGTDIDVAQIETTLPAGRRQLEQSAESLALLRNQLAALAGKGPAAGAALTRPVLRLDQPLAIPAALPADLIGRRPDIAAQRWRVEAAAQRIDSAKAEFYPNVNLVAFAGFQAFGFSHFLDANSDIRGASPALSLPIFAGARLRAQLGSQTAVYDGAVEQYNATVINAMSDVANAVTRAQSLAKQHQLTVQALATAQRARDLAEKAYKAGMSDAIAMLNTQVALLAEEQQQAQNGARELDLYVSLMNALGGGI; from the coding sequence ATGTCCCTGCACCGCCGTTTGCTTGCCGCCAGTCTGATCCTTGCCTTGAGCGCTTGCGCCGACATGGGCCATATCGCGCCGCAATCGGCCATGCTCGACGCCAACAAGCTGAAAGCGAGCCAGGCCATGGATGCCGCCGCCAGCGCCGCCATACAATGGCCGCGCGCGCAATGGTGGCAAGACTTGCACGATCCCCAATTGAACCGTTTGATGGAGCAGGCGCTGGCCGACAGCCCCACCCTGCGCGGCGCCCAGGCGCGCGTGCGCCAGGCCGAGGCGCTGGCCGGCGCGGCGGAAGACAAGACCCGCCCGCAGGCCGATGCATCCGTCTCCATCAACCGCGAACTGTATTCGCAGCACGGCAGCACGCCGGCGCCGCTGGCCGGCAACTACGCCTGGCGCAACCAGGCCACCGTCACGGCCTCGTACGACCTGGACCTGTGGGGCCGCAACCGCGCCGCCCTGTCCGCCGCGCTGGGCGACGTGCAGATGGCGTCAGCCGAATCGCAGATGGCCCGCCTGGCCCTGGAAACGGCGCTGGTGCGCACCTACATCCAGCTGTCGTATGAATTCCAGCTGCAGGACGTGATCGAACGCAGCCTGGCGCAGCGCGCCCGCATCCTCGACATCACGCGCCAGCGCAAGGCCGCCGGCATCGGCACCGATATTGACGTGGCGCAGATCGAAACCACCCTGCCGGCGGGCCGGCGCCAGCTGGAACAGTCGGCCGAGTCGCTGGCCCTGCTGCGCAACCAGCTGGCGGCCCTGGCGGGCAAGGGTCCGGCCGCCGGTGCGGCGCTCACGCGCCCCGTGCTGCGCCTGGACCAGCCGCTGGCCATTCCCGCCGCCCTGCCGGCCGACCTGATCGGCCGCCGTCCCGACATCGCCGCCCAGCGCTGGCGAGTCGAAGCGGCGGCGCAGCGCATCGACTCTGCCAAAGCCGAGTTCTACCCGAACGTCAACCTGGTGGCCTTTGCCGGCTTCCAGGCCTTCGGTTTCAGCCATTTTCTGGATGCTAACTCGGACATCCGCGGCGCCTCTCCCGCGCTGAGCCTGCCCATCTTTGCCGGCGCCCGTTTGCGCGCCCAGCTGGGCAGCCAGACGGCCGTGTACGACGGCGCCGTGGAACAGTACAACGCCACCGTCATCAACGCCATGTCGGATGTGGCCAACGCCGTCACCCGCGCCCAGTCGCTGGCCAAACAGCACCAGTTGACCGTGCAGGCGCTGGCCACGGCGCAGCGCGCGCGCGACCTGGCGGAAAAGGCCTACAAGGCGGGCATGAGCGACGCCATCGCCATGCTCAACACGCAAGTGGCGCTGCTGGCGGAAGAACAGCAGCAGGCGCAAAATGGAGCGCGCGAACTCGATCTGTACGTTTCCTTGATGAATGCATTAGGAGGCGGCATCTAG
- a CDS encoding TonB-dependent receptor, whose product MMPAPFALTIATRTLLLCAMVMPAYAQDGVDGGAAGVTHGDLSAELAQGGQHSVRGALSRDHGGMSLDVAIDELRNGNYRDGSVFHQRGFNGGAEWKLRQGRFGFSADQLNQDTRYPAPEAPFLALLAARPEDLYRYEVRRASAFVQRYVGNVELGVELSQREKRATAQYAGEDGSSESRYSSRRRQLAPRVRHYGKVGGVGTDTEVGLDLMQWERRSGRDGDGRRRQYSRALLLREELAFGGIYAPRLLLGLRHEQFQLDPADMPAGGSDWENQNAWDVQGSLQLRPQLSVYAKAARSYRIDDDGYTRAGYRPLAGQLRRETEVGATFGDAARSASVRVFSERLSNQIVFDQNLGQLGFAGNLDPSRRDGIAIEASMALARDWRLDAQLRQVHARYDDYTYDGPDIALVPKTLASLRLYWTGQAGASADVGVLWQRALRYGPDFASSCLAQVPAFATVDGRYVRKLGAWELELAGSNLANRRHYGDAPGCHSSIYLNDARQLRVSARYHF is encoded by the coding sequence ATGATGCCTGCCCCTTTCGCCCTGACCATCGCCACGCGCACCTTGCTGCTGTGCGCCATGGTCATGCCTGCGTACGCGCAGGACGGCGTGGATGGTGGCGCGGCCGGCGTCACGCATGGCGACCTGTCCGCCGAGCTGGCGCAGGGCGGCCAGCACAGCGTGCGCGGTGCCCTGTCGCGCGACCACGGCGGCATGTCGCTCGATGTGGCCATCGATGAGTTGCGCAATGGTAATTACCGCGATGGCAGCGTGTTTCACCAGCGCGGCTTCAACGGCGGCGCGGAATGGAAGCTGCGCCAGGGCCGTTTTGGCTTCAGCGCCGACCAGCTGAACCAGGACACCCGCTATCCCGCGCCCGAGGCGCCGTTCCTGGCCTTGCTGGCGGCCCGCCCGGAAGACCTGTACCGCTATGAAGTGCGGCGCGCCAGCGCTTTCGTGCAGCGCTACGTGGGCAATGTCGAGCTGGGCGTGGAACTGTCGCAGCGGGAAAAGCGCGCCACGGCCCAGTATGCGGGCGAGGATGGCAGCAGCGAATCGCGGTACAGCAGCCGCCGCCGGCAACTGGCGCCCCGCGTGCGCCATTACGGCAAGGTGGGCGGCGTGGGCACGGATACGGAAGTGGGCCTGGACCTGATGCAGTGGGAGCGGCGTTCGGGCCGCGATGGCGATGGACGGCGCCGGCAGTATTCGCGCGCGCTGCTGCTGCGCGAAGAGCTGGCGTTCGGCGGCATATATGCGCCGCGTCTGCTGCTGGGCTTGCGGCATGAACAGTTCCAGCTCGATCCGGCCGACATGCCCGCCGGCGGCAGCGACTGGGAAAACCAGAACGCCTGGGACGTGCAGGGCAGTTTGCAGCTGCGCCCGCAACTGAGCGTGTACGCCAAGGCCGCGCGCAGCTACCGCATCGATGACGATGGCTATACCCGCGCCGGCTACCGTCCGCTGGCGGGACAGCTGCGGCGCGAAACGGAAGTGGGCGCCACCTTCGGCGACGCGGCGCGCAGCGCTTCCGTGCGCGTGTTCAGCGAGCGCCTGAGCAACCAGATCGTCTTCGACCAGAACCTGGGCCAGCTGGGCTTTGCGGGCAACCTCGACCCCTCGCGCCGCGACGGCATCGCCATCGAGGCCAGCATGGCGCTGGCGCGCGACTGGCGCCTTGACGCTCAGCTGCGGCAAGTGCATGCGCGCTATGACGACTACACTTACGACGGCCCGGACATCGCCCTCGTGCCCAAGACCCTGGCCAGCCTGCGCCTGTACTGGACGGGGCAGGCCGGCGCGAGTGCCGACGTGGGCGTGCTATGGCAGCGCGCCCTGCGCTATGGCCCCGATTTCGCCAGCAGCTGCCTGGCGCAAGTGCCCGCATTCGCCACCGTGGACGGGCGCTACGTGCGCAAGCTGGGCGCCTGGGAGCTGGAACTGGCCGGCAGCAACCTGGCCAACCGCCGCCATTACGGCGATGCGCCTGGTTGCCATTCCAGCATTTACCTCAACGATGCGCGCCAGCTGCGCGTGTCGGCGCGCTACCATTTCTGA